Below is a window of Uloborus diversus isolate 005 chromosome 3, Udiv.v.3.1, whole genome shotgun sequence DNA.
CGTCCCAATCTCCACAACACTGATGCGAGTATCCGATCTCACCGTGGAAAAGATGCTGGCAGCAGTGTTAAAGGTGCTTCAATCCAAgaagcatataaaattagatACAACGTTCAGCGTGGACGTTGTAACTATCAGGAGACCTGTTGGAGCTGGGAGAAGAAGATTCGTCAACCCAGACGTGGATAAACTTCTGAAGACGTCGATTCTTGCCATCCCCAGCGACGACCTGGGACTATGCTGTGCCAAAGCAATCGTCTTTGCCCTAGCCCATTTGCACGCGGATGTCACGGCGATCAATGCCCTGAAGAGAAAGGATCGACCGGCATTGACGACACGAGCAATGGACTTGCACAAGGCAGCTGGTGTACCCCTGGGCCAGTGTACATACCGGGAGATTGCCATTTTTGAGCAACATTTGAATGTGCAAATTGTGGTATTTTcctcagaaaatttaaataagGTAAATAGTTCTCAcattgtatgcttttttttttccccttacatGTAATAAGTTTCATATACTAAATACTGCTGTTATCTTTCAGGTATCTTACAAAGGGCAAAATCGACCGGAGCGGATTAACCTTTATCTTCACCAAGGCCATTATGATGTAATCAAGGGGCTGAAGGGGTTTTATAGCTCAAACTTCTATTGCGAGCACTGCGAGAAGCCGTTTAATAACCGGGAAAATCACCGATGTCCAGAGGCGTGCTACATATGCTTACGCAGGGAATGTTTGCCTGGGGAAAATATACGGTGCACCGACTGCGGTAGACTTTGCAGATCGACTGATTGCTTTGACACACACAAAGCTTGCTCTTCAAAACAGCAGAAATCTTTGTGtgataaagtaagattttttttttccaccttaatccccattttttttttttttcttttaactacaTTACACAGTTTTcactcattttcaattttaatctctTTGCTTAGGTATATCAATGCGATCGCTGTTGCAAAGTAATACAGCGTCAGAAATGCCCCAGAGAACTTCACCGTTGCGGAACTACGATGTGTCCGTCTTGTGAGGTATATGTAGTTGCTTCGGAGCATCGATGCTTCTTGAAGAAAGTGGCACCTAAAACCCCaaacgaaaaattaatatttttcgacTTTGAGACAGATCAAGCCAGTGGAGAACACAAAGTGAACTTCGCCTTGGCACAGTATCAGGACAAGACGGAGAAAGTGTTTAAAGGCTACTCTGCTTGTCACGACTTTTGCTCCTGGCTATTTTCCCCAGAGCATAAAGGATATACGGCGATAGCGCATAACATGAAAGGGTAggtctttttctttcaaaaaattttttttgaacaatagtatgtgctttttttttgtttgcttataaaaatctgttatttttattAGGTTCGACGGTCAGTTCATCATGGCTTGGCTCCTTGAGCAAGGAAACGTGCCAGAAGTCATTCCAAATGGCTCTATGGTTATGTCGATCAAGCTACCAAGCATGAAAATAAGAGTAATCGACTCATTAAATTTCTTTCCGATGGCCTTATCGAAGCTTCCAGGATGCTTTGGGTTGAAGGAACTGAAGAAAGGATACTTTCCTCACTACTTCAACACACAAAGCAACCAAGACTACGAAGGAACACTTCCGGAAATGAAATATTATGGTCCAGACTCTATGAGTCCATCAGCTCGGAGCGATTTCATAAAGTGGTATGAAGAGCATAAAAATGACTCGTTTATCTTCCAAGAAGAAATGCTCGCATATTGCAGGTACCTATTTTTCATCGACAACGTATTTATTGAACGACATAGATTTATTAGTGtgacttatttttcatttttttttactttagatcTGATGTAGATATTCTACGGCAGTGCTGCATTGAATTTCGCTCACAGTTTATGGCAATCTCAAAAGTTGACCCTTTCATGTAAgtgttatatatttaaaaaaaaaacatcatacaggttttattttattagaacatttttatacatttattatcatttttttaaaaggtatgtGACAATTGCCTCTGCCTGTATGGCTGTGTTCAGAAGTTTGCACATCCGCCCCGATACTCTTGCCATGGTACCCGTGTCTGGATACGTCAACAACACCAAATACTCGGCCGATTCCATCCGATGGCTTGACTTCGTTGCCTCCACTGAAGGTGTTACCATCGAACATGCATTGAGTGGCACCGGAGAGAAGAAAATAGCTGGGTTGTCCGTTGACGGGTTTTGTCAAGAAACAAATACCGTCTACCAATttcaagtaagttttttttttttttttttgatgaagagaccataatctagtttttttttgtttaaatattatgctaaagaaaatgtttgtgctttttatttctttagggTTGTTTCTACCACGGTTGCCCGACGTGTTTCGATGGAGACTCCGTGCACCCCCTTAAGGGTGTCACGATGTCAACTCTCCGTGAGGAATCTGACAAAAAGACGAATAGACTTCGTATGAAGGGGTTCAGAGTAGTCGAAATTTGGGAGCATGATTTTAGGAAGCAAAAGAAGGAAGACCCTCGCCTTCAAGACTTTTTGAAAACACATACCGCTCAGGACCGGTTGCACCCAAGAGACGCCTTCTTTGGAGGAAGAACGAATGCTCTGAATCTCTTCTATGAGGGTACTGCGAAGTATATCGACTTTACGTCACTGTACCCATGGGTAAGATTCTCTTtgagttttatttactttatttttatttagtaaagCCCCCAAAATGATTTCTcatttccctctctctctcttttttcaaaGGTCAACAAGTACTGTCCTTATCCTGTCGGGCACCCTACGATAATTACGGAGGGATTCGACGACATCGATCAATATTTTGGAATCGTGAAGTGCCGAGTAGTACCTCCTCGTGGGCTGTATTTGCCGGTGCTACCTTGCCGAATCCAAGACAAATTGATGTTCCCTCTTTGTCGTACGTGTGCCGAGAATACGCAGCAGGACCCGTGTGCACATTGTGATGATGACAGGGCATTAACTGGTACATGGGTAAGCGAAGAGTTAAAGCTCGCAAAGAAAAAGGGGTACCAAATAACCGATGTAAGTAAATActttcaatacatatttttttttggaacatttttaaaaatgcatattatatataacgtgatttttttttaacctctagATGTACGAAGTTTACCATTTCCCCATTTCATCCAATGTGCTGTTTCGCGATTACATCGACCTGTTCCTCAAAATAAAACAGGAGAGTAGCGGCTGGCCTCGTGAATGCAGCACAGAAGATGAAAAGAGGGAGTACATACTCCGTTACGAAGCCAAAGAAGGCATATTGCTGGACAGCAACGCCATTTCAAAAAACCCAGGAAGAAGACAAGTTGCCAAACTGGCTCTTAACAGTTTTTGGGGACGGTAAGATTCATTTTCTTCTCTCTCTACCCTTCTATTGAAAacctaataatttttttttctctgaaactgAATTTCTATTTACAGATTTGGCATGAACACAAACAAAACCAGTTTGGTGTTTGTTAATAGCATCCCTACCTTCAACAAATATATGGCCGATTCAAcaaaaattgtaagtttttacCCAAAAGAGATAGAGAAGCTTTGATTGAGTTtgcaaataaagttttaattgtttattttattgtgtATTTTCAGATCAAAGATGTTTTTTTCCCATCTGACGAGCTGGCCGCCCTACAGTTTGTTTCTGCAGCCGAGTTTGTGAAGCAGGACACCAGCACCAACATTTTTGTAGCTGCTTTCACAACTGCATGGGCGCGGTTGAAGCTGTATGAGGAGATGGACAAATTAGGGACTCACGTACTCTACCATGATACAGACAGCATCATTTATTCCAGTGATGGAACTAACGACCCTCCTCTCGGAAACTTTCTTGGGGATTTCACGGACGAATTGGACGGTGGCACCATCTCTGTTTTTGTGTCTGGTgcgtattttttttctggaaaattattcctaattatttctttttttttcttggtgatttgctgatttatttatttatttatttttttttattgaattccagGTGGCCCGAAAAACTATGCCTACACTACAAGTGACGGGGAAACTTGCTGCAAGGTACGTGGGTTTACCCTAAACCACAGGAACGTCCAGCTCCTCAACTTCGATTCCATCAAGCAGCTCGTGCTAAGCTTGGACGAACCCTCCTCCATCAATATCCATAACCCGGCAAAAATTTGCAGGGAgccaaaaaggagaaaaattatgaataaagttgaaaataaaatgtatcaaataaTCTACAACAAAAGAGTCATACAACCGGACTATTCGACCTTGCCCTATGGGTACTAGACTTTTTCTCATACCATCACCTTTTTCTCTATGCTCAaaatatgttcgaaaaaaaaatatatatgtatgcaaATCACATACTGTATGTAAATAGTTGTACTTGATGagtataaattgtattttttctttacgAGTTTTGCAAAAAGTGTATAAtgtgtgccaaaaaaaaaaaaaatgcatttattgtctgaaaaaaaaaacaagctacatgtttgtattaatatttttgtttttaattaaaaaaaatcttgttttccaAAAATCTTGTCTTTTCTTGGAATGTAAAACCCATTTAATACTTTTGTAAAGGATAAAAAGGTgttgaataaacaaaaataaataaatcagaagcATGAAAACACaggaataaaatacgcatttatatttttcacaaagtagttagtttattgaatcaatatttaacCCAGGAGGGTTTCTTTGCATACATACGTttagcatttctgtttttagaTTTAACAAATTTATTTGGAAACATTTTCTTATTTACAATGTAGCTAGTGGGTAAGTTCATTTCTTTAACAGCCAAACTAAAGTCCTTTGATCCCGGTGCACTTTGCTTCCTATTGCGCAGTAGATCAGTGACTAATCTAACAATGTTTGTTCGAGGAAAACGTTCTCCTTTGTATACCATTTCCCCTTCAGGTGTCCAAGACAATATGGtttgttcgtttttaaaaaattcaaaatatttttagccgTGTCCGTGTACTTAGCCGGAGCAGCAGTTAAAATCTTTTTTGCCACGATGTCTTCAACTTCTGTTTCTTTTGTCGGTTCAGTGGGTTCATTTTGTACAGTATCTTCTACCTTTTCTTGCTCGCGTGGTTGTGGTGGTAATGGTGGGTGTTGGATTTTAACGAATTTTTGGAGAACTTGTAAATAACTGTTCACCTTGTCGTTTTCTGATAAATCTTTTCTGCGTAGAATTTCGTTCATTTGAGCATCTAAATTAGATACATGATCAAATATTTCAGCTCGATCTTCTGGAACCAGTACCATTTTCCTGCCGTACTCCATTGATTAGGGAGCTTATGACTGAGATGGCTGCGGGAATGAAAAAGCTTAAAAAACCGTCTCCGCGTTGTGAAAGCAGTTGTCGCTTTTTGTACAGAGGTACTTTTCTGTTAGAAAGTTTTCGGAGACTTCTTTTATAGGGAGCAAGTctagatttttgatttttacttaGGGGTACATTCCCTCGCAATACATTCAAAGCGCACTCGCATAAAGATTTGATGACACTGTTTGGGCTCTTTCTTAAAATAGAACTTTTCGCTTTACTTTTCAGAATCAATTTCAAAAGTTCGAGCTGTTTTCGTGAACAGGCAGACATACCGAACCGGTCACAAGTTATACAGATTCTAAAAATCTCAAGAAGACTCTCGCTTTATATACAGCACAGTGTTCCAAGTCTTGTCTGTGCATGAACGGGCACGTCACTTCATATTTTGGCAGATCAGTGACCTTGGGGCAGTCTAACTCATCCAAGTTGAACAATTCTCGACCCGTCAGATcttctaaaaatttctttttttccaagcCTTTTATGTAGATGGTTGAAAACATTTTCATGATCATATCCAGAACGTGTCGCAAAAATCCATAGTGTAGTTCACCATCATCCCATTCTATATGGTGTAAATTCCTGGTTACCCAGGAATAAGTTTGTCGCTTTTTGCGACTTAATAATTCGAAGGGATGGGGTGGCTTAAAACTCCACCTGCCGTGAAAAGTGTCGTCGTTCACGGCATAAACAGCCATCTCTTTGACGATAAACCGTCTCGGACAGAGTTGAAATCCTTCGAAGTCTATCACTGCGTCACTCATCTTGTCTGAACATGAAGTGAGTTATCGGGGTTGGTACGCGTAGTATTTTTCCCCTGGAAATAATCCACTGCGCAGGCGCAAAAATTCTTCTGTATCCGGTTTTAAGTCGACTAAGAGATAGCTAAATGGTTCTTTTGTTGCATCTTCGTacacttcttggaaaaatttagttttatttggaTATAGCTGTCTGCCGAGATGCATGATTTGTGATCTGTCACGTGGATTCTTGAATATAATCAGGTAATGGGAGTTTAGAGAAATATCCCTCATTTCTTTCcctttatgaaatatattttgaacaataaaaatgaTACTTAAATTACGGTGGTGACTTCCTTTTGTAAACAGTTTTGTTAACTTATTGTCACCAGAAATTTCTTGCATGAGGTCGTCCAGGATAACCAAGGCATGAGACACAGTATTAATATTAGAAGGCAAACCCTCGTGAAACTCAACATTGTTCATTTCTTGGTAAAGTTTTTGGTATGCTCCATAACACCAAATGATTTTAGGGGGGAACNNNNNNNNNNNNNNNNNNNNNNNNNNNNNNNNNNNNNNNNNNNNNNNNNNNNNNNNNNNNNNNNNNNNNNNNNNNNNNNNNNNNNNNNNNNNNNNNNNNNGgatctaagttgagccatcccctatccattaaaaaaagaatcatcaaaatcggttcactaggtgagacgctatgagtggacaaaaaaaaaaaaaaacatacatacggtatgaactgataaccgcctcctttttgaagtcggttaaaaataaacaGTAACACATCAAGTTCATCCTGCTCAATTGAAATAGCGGATTTAACGCCTGCGTATTTGGTGATTTGGCGAGTGAGTCATGTTTCGGGCTCATCCAATCTGTTGACAGTATACTGCAAATGAGGCGTCTTGCATTAAAACCGGCACAATCCACTTTGAGATACAAAACACATTTCAAGCTCTGTCCACtaagtttttttcaataaattatactgtgcgggaaaaaaaaaaaaaacatcgaattaCTTTTGACATTACGTCGGCTGATTCATACGTAAAATGaacccctgaatccgaatataacctccgttcccccccccccccctacgcgtaccaattttttttaaaggcccccaagttttcttcaattttccttcgtttcaaagcattttttttttttttttttttttttgaggttagaggagctttatattaactccTAACATAGTTTTagcgggcaagagaggttcaaagttcaagatgaTGAACACAGATAGCAAAAGGGAGGACTAGGGGGGTATaccccccccttccaaaaaaaaacattagaaaaatcacgaaaaacgatctttttattctgcttttttgaaaaggatgtttttgaaaaaaatttcggtgCAGAAAGAGAGTATAAAATTTTCTTCCATGACTCccatgttcaaaaaaattttcgcgatgcaacaaaaaaatttaaaaaaaaaaaaactatctagtGAATGTCGCaagttgcatacgagttgaatcgaaggtcttcattcaaaaagacattcttctggatGATTCTTATATTAAATGGAAATTATTTGGGGGGTGGATATCCCCCCAAGCCTCCCTTTTTGTTATCAGTGTTCATGATTTTGAACATTGAGCCTTTCTTGCTATCCAAAACAATGTTAGTGGTTAATATAATACGCCTTTCTCCTCCAAAGTAAAATAATAcatctaaaactaaggaaaatttaaaagaaaaagggggggggggacttttttgcaaaaatcgtTACGTGTAGggggaaaacggagatcatattcggattcagggggtcaatttACTGAAGAATCAGCCGGAATAGTCTCTACTGTTGTTGATGtcgtcgtgtgccagctaggctggcaatttgaggtgcgctgcttcacttttccaactgtaccgtaatttggtgggaagtccgacttctacagtacacacatgcaacagggacccgtttatagggtgggTAACTGTTCAcatcataacaacacattcacacaaagaaaggacaagagagagaaagtatgTCCGTGCccgagctgggattcgaacccggaacttcctgtcgcagtcagacttctctgaccactagacaaggcaggcggcaataGCCTCTACTCAGaagcatttgaaagttttttttgctgcacagtgtgtttgggggcggggggggggaagcaagttttcctttttgctgcatatgcacaagattttgagttttacacatctctagtcattcaaaataatgtttacggttactGTAATACTCTTTTTtcccctccaaattaaaaaaaaaatggctctgaatcggaggaggggggggaggtTTTAAAAAGGGGACGTGATGGGAGGGAAGGCGGTCGTAtctggaaacaaggggtcattttacataacagtcagtcagaagaatgtctttttgaatgaagacctgcgattcaacccgtatgcaacgtgcgacattcacatgatagtttttttctttttatttcttttttatgtccgaaaatttttttggacatgggagtCATAGAAGCAAATtatatactctcattctgcaccgaaattttttaacaaacatcttttttaaaaaagcagactaaaaagatcgtttttcgtgatttttctaataccgttatccccccccccccaagtccctTCTTTCgctatcggtgtccatgatcttgaactttgaacctctcttgcccgccaaaactatgttagcagttaatataaagcttctttaatttcaaaaaaaaaaaaaactctaaaactaaggaaaattgaagaaaaacaaacaaacttgtgggggggggagggggctttttaaaaaaaaattggtacgtataggagGAAACGAAGGTCacattcggattcagggggtcattttacataagaatcagccgacaaaatgtcagaagcattttgaagttttttttttttttttttttgccgcatttATGTTTGAATTACCTTCGGTGGTCTAAATACACTGAGCAGCATAAAATGGGTAAAATGGGTAgcagtaattttattttatgcattaaaaggAACGTGCACCCAAAGTGCCCCTAAAATACGAGAAGttacaaactgatttttttgaatCCATGCCTTTCGGGGGGCCCCCTCCCCCTAACTAAAAGGAGTGACTTTGTGTTTATCGTTTTCTAAAAATTACCATAAATGACGCCacttgtttcattttgttaatttttagaaaacgcaaaaactgtttttctttttcgacGAATagaggtaattttttaaaaaatgccgcaACTAAATACGTCTTGAAGATAAAACACCCTCTTGAACTGTCATAAAATGTATCCGATTCTTAAAGCCCATCAGTTAAACAATCCATCTCAACAACAGACCTTGCCATAGATTCTTCAATACTATTTTTGTCTCCAACTCAGTGATTCACATTTTTCTGAGGTGAGCGACGCGAAGCTTGCTTCTTAttacattctttatttttttttcacggagAGGGAACGGTGGAAGTAGTCTTGAGCGATCGTCTGCTACAATTTCCGGTCAGAAGATCAGGCAACTTTTTCAAGGGCAGGCTCTGTCATCCCGTTTCCTTATTCTCATAATTAGACCAAGATTCTCAGATTTGTGGAGTGATGTAAATTCCCGACGGATATCTCATGATAGGAGTTTTAAAAGGGCATAGCCGACACACTTCTCCCACTCACTTTTTCATCTTTTATCGTACACCGCAAACGAAAGACTCGTTTCAAAGAAATCATGAAACTGTCAATTCATGATCACACAATCTTTCCCAATTTGGAGCACAAATAATCATAGGTGTTACCAGGGCTCAAGTTAGAGGGAGGGGAGTAGGGGAACCTCAATAGGAGATGACCTCCCAAAAAGTTCTTACCCGACAAATTTTGACTGATGATTCAAAAAATTTGGTAACAGTGAGGTAGTTTTACAATCATGGACGTA
It encodes the following:
- the LOC129218487 gene encoding uncharacterized protein LOC129218487; this translates as MAVFRSLHIRPDTLAMVPVSGYVNNTKYSADSIRWLDFVASTEGVTIEHALSGTGEKKIAGLSVDGFCQETNTVYQFQGCFYHGCPTCFDGDSVHPLKGVTMSTLREESDKKTNRLRMKGFRVVEIWEHDFRKQKKEDPRLQDFLKTHTAQDRLHPRDAFFGGRTNALNLFYEGTAKYIDFTSLYPWVNKYCPYPVGHPTIITEGFDDIDQYFGIVKCRVVPPRGLYLPVLPCRIQDKLMFPLCRTCAENTQQDPCAHCDDDRALTGTWVSEELKLAKKKGYQITDMYEVYHFPISSNVLFRDYIDLFLKIKQESSGWPRECSTEDEKREYILRYEAKEGILLDSNAISKNPGRRQVAKLALNSFWGRFGMNTNKTSLVFVNSIPTFNKYMADSTKIIKDVFFPSDELAALQFVSAAEFVKQDTSTNIFVAAFTTAWARLKLYEEMDKLGTHVLYHDTDSIIYSSDGTNDPPLGNFLGDFTDELDGGTISVFVSGGPKNYAYTTSDGETCCKVRGFTLNHRNVQLLNFDSIKQLVLSLDEPSSINIHNPAKICREPKRRKIMNKVENKMYQIIYNKRVIQPDYSTLPYGY